The Miscanthus floridulus cultivar M001 chromosome 7, ASM1932011v1, whole genome shotgun sequence genome includes a region encoding these proteins:
- the LOC136462632 gene encoding receptor like protein 22-like isoform X2: MASSCIGWTPLLLCLVQLLHFHTHAASASGVHPHGHANLTRHHSAPWLCRPDQANTLLTLKQSFSFHPNGRFPYDLESTTTLPSWKPGTDCCLWEGVGCSNSSSGHHVVIAFDLSGFRLNSDGIHPVLFNLTSLRMLDLSMNNFRGYDIPSVGLERLVLLRHLNLSSSGISGQVPIGISKLTNLISLDISDRSNDIEDAEDDYDIDAISVAPNYGLSVPYFHNIVANLNNLTELYLDLVSISSSVQDCFKALAKYVPHLRVLSLQSCGLQGNIDSSLSRLKSLAVINLSENDGITPGPFPEFLMNFPNLRVLQLSGINLQGWFPRGMFRSENLRVLDLSGNSNLSGHLPSFSNAASLETLCIDWTNFTYVKSSYCSGFKALTELSIDGKIISTDFLYSFGMLASLRRLSVTQLDSPRQLESLFSWFGGIKNLRSLEFDLCDFSMTIPSSIGNLKNLTSLVISESNLTTQTLSSITNIINLKFLKIECDDSFFAIPSAIGNMTSLERLHILDCWSSRPIGPIPHEVGALKKLESLVLGYMGLSGRIPSTIANLTQLAELWLGGNYFSGRIPSTIANLTQLTELRLEGNHLSGRIPSTIANLTQLTELWLEGNHLSGEIPTSLFTLPALGYLDLSENQLSGPINEFDAASSCLKNVYLEMNNLTGRIPQSLLVLPNLKELNIEGNNLMGSVDLASLWGKDLTSLFLSYNKLTVIEGEGINNSLSTYPYQLVELGLASCNMIKIPKLLHAKHMIILDLSSNKISGDIPSWIWNYDLMVIDLSHNMFTGMKLNSYVIPFSNNLGYLNLSSNRLQGPIPLPSSSARILDYSNNSFSSLLPNFTLYLSSTAYLMLSHNNISGYLPRSICHSPLEVLDLSYNNFSGLLPRCLMENSLSIINLRENQFKGMLPSNISIGCPIQTINLNGNKIEGQLPRTLSKCTDLEVLDIGRNQITDTFPSWLGWLLNLRVLVLRSNKFQGSIGHLEDEKYRGRHFSSLQIIDLASNNFSGKLHPQWFENLKSMRQDNNSGDIIYHPNIPGLYQDSITISYKGFTMSFERILTTLTAIDISDNALEGNIPTSIGNLLSLHVLNMSHNAFTGQIPPQLGSITALESLDLSSNMLSGLCGPPLSKKCGPSDIPSETHLKNSSHGVDVVLFLFVGVGFGVGFAAAILLKLDYWISRWFHIFRILC; encoded by the exons ATGGCTTCCAGTTGCATTGGTTGGACGCCATTGCTGCTCTGTCTCGTACAGCTCCTCCACTTCCACACAcatgccgcctccgcctccggtgTCCATCCTCACGGGCATGCCAACCTCACTCGCCACCACTCTGCTCCTTGGCTATGCCGTCCAGATCAGGCAAACACTCTGCTTACACTCAAGCAGTCTTTCAGCTTCCACCCAAACGGAAGGTTCCCATATGACTTGGAGTCCACCACCACTCTTCCGTCGTGGAAACCTGGCACGGACTGCTGTCTCTGGGAGGGCGTCGGCTGCAGCAACTCCTCCTCAGGCCATCATGTCGTCATAGCTTTCGACCTCAGTGGGTTTCGATTGAACAGTGATGGAATTCACCCCGTGCTGTTTAATCTCACCTCCCTCAGGATGCTCGACCTGAGCATGAACAATTTTAGGGGCTACGACATCCCATCAGTTGGTTTGGAGAGGCTCGTTTTGCTCAGGCACCTCAACCTCTCCAGTTCAGGAATCAGCGGTCAGGTACCTATTGGCATTAGCAAACTCACAAACCTTATCTCCTTGGATATTTCGGATCGTTCTAATGATATTGAAGACGCAGAAGACGACTATGATATCGATGCCATCTCCGTTGCACCTAATTATGGCCTCTCCGTACCCTATTTCCACAACATAGTGGCGAATCTGAACAATTTGACAGAGCTTTACCTTGATCTTGTGAGTATATCTTCATCTGTACAAGATTGCTTCAAAGCTCTAGCTAAATATGTGCCACATCTGCGGGTTCTTAGCTTGCAGTCCTGTGGCCTGCAAGGTAATATTGATAGCTCTCTCTCAAGGTTGAAGTCTCTGGCAGTGATCAACCTCAGTGAGAATGATGGTATCACCCCCGGTCCATTTCCTGAGTTTCTCATGAATTTTCCCAATTTAAGAGTGCTCCAACTATCTGGTATTAATCTTCAAGGGTGGTTTCCTCGAGGAATGTTTCGATCAGAAAATCTAAGGGTGCTCGACTTGTCCGGGAATTCAAATCTCTCTGGCCACCTGCCAAGCTTTTCTAATGCCGCTTCTTTAGAAACACTATGCATAGACTGGACCAACTTTACCTATGTTAAATCAAGCTATTGTAGTGGTTTCAAGGCATTAACAGAATTGTCTATTGATGGAAAAATTATTTCCACGGATTTCCTCTATTCATTTGGTATGCTTGCATCCTTGCGCAGATTGTCCGTGACACAACTAGATTCACCAAGACAATTGGAGTCACTCTTTTCTTGGTTTGGAGGCATCAAGAACCTGAGAAGCTTGGAGTTCGACTTGTGCGACTTCTCCATGACAATACCTTCATCCATTGGAAATCTCAAAAACTTAACAAGTTTAGTCATTTCTGAGAGCAACCTCACAACACAAacattatcatcaattaccaatatTATAAACCTAAAATTTCTCAAAATCGAGTGCGATGATAGCTTCTTTGCTATTCCATCTGCTATTGGGAATATGACTAGCTTGGAAAGATTGCACATCCTGGATTGTTGGAGTTCTCGGCCAATAGGCCCAATACCACATGAAGTTGGCGCACTGAAGAAGCTGGAATCACTTGTACTAGGTTATATGGGTCTTTCTGGCAGAATACCAAGTACAATTGCTAATTTGACTCAACTGGCTGAGCTGTGGCTTGGAGGAAATTATTTCAGTGGTAGAATACCAAGTACAATTGCTAATTTGACTCAGTTGACTGAGCTGCGGCTTGAAGGAAATCATCTCAGCGGTAGAATACCAAGTACAATTGCTAATTTGACTCAGTTGACTGAGCTGTGGCTTGAAGGAAATCATCTCAGCG GAGAAATCCCAACATCTCTTTTCACTCTTCCAGCTCTAGGCTACTTAGATCTTTCAGAAAACCAACTTTCTGGTCCCATAAATGAATTCGATGCTGCATCTTCATGCTTGAAGAATGTATACTTGGAAATGAATAATCTGACAGGGCGAATCCCCCAGTCATTGTTGGTACTCCCAAATTTGAAGGAACTCAATATTGAGGGCAACAACTTAATGGGCTCAGTGGATCTTGCGTCACTATGGGGGAAGGACCTCACTTCTTTATTTCTATCATACAATAAGCTGACTGTAATAGAAGGGGAAGGTATTAATAATTCTTTATCCACCTATCCCTATCAGCTTGTGGAGCTAGGTCTTGCTAGTTGCaatatgataaaaataccaaagtTATTGCATGCCAAGCACATGATTATTCTAGACCTTTCAAGTAATAAAATCAGCGGGGATATACCAAGTTGGATATGGAATTATGACCTCATGGTGATAGATCTTTCACACAACATGTTCACTGGCATGAAACTCAATTCATATGTTATCCCATTCAGTAATAACTTGGGCTATTTAAATCTTAGCTCCAACAGACTTCAAGGACCGATTCCTTTGCCAAGTTCATCAGCTAGAATATTGGATTATTCAAATAATAGTTTCTCTTCCCTTCTTCCAAACTTCACGTTATACCTTAGCTCCACTGCGTATCTTATGTTGTCACACAATAATATAAGTGGTTATTTGCCACGTTCAATTTGCCATTCACCTTTGGAAGTCCTTGACTTATCGTATAACAACTTTAGTGGACTATTACCACGATGCTTGATGGAAAATAGTCTGAGCATAATAAATTTGAGGGAGAATCAATTCAAAGGGATGCTACCTTCCAATATTTCAATTGGCTGTCCTATCCAGACAATAAATTTGAATGGCAATAAGATTGAAGGCCAGCTTCCAAGGACACTCTCTAAATGCACTGACTTAGAGGTTCTTGACATCGGAAGGAATCAAATTACAGACACTTTTCCATCCTGGCTAGGGTGGCTTTTGAATCTTCGTGTACTTGTCTTGAGATCCAACAAGTTCCAAGGTTCAATAGGTCATCTTGAAGATGAAAAATACAGAGGACGACACTTCTCAAGCTTGCAAATCATTGATCTGGCCTCAAACAATTTCTCTGGAAAATTGCATCCGCAATGGTTTGAAAATTTGAAATCAATGAGGCAGGATAACAATAGTGGAGATATCATATATCATCCAAACATACCGGGACTTTACCAAGACTCCATCACAATATCATACAAAGGGTTCACCATGAGCTTTGAAAGGATCTTAACTACCTTAACTGCAATAGACATATCAGACAATGCACTGGAAGGAAATATTCCTACTTCGATTGGAAATCTGCTTTCACTGCATGTACTAAACATGTCTCATAATGCCTTCACTGGACAAATTCCACCCCAACTTGGTAGCATAACTGCTCTGGAGTCCCTGGACCTGTCTTCCAACATGCTATCAG GACTCTGTGGACCCCCTCTATCCAAAAAATGTGGCCCTTCGGATATTCCAAGTGAAACACATCTGAAAAACTCCTCTCATGGTGTCGATGTTGTTTTGTTTCTCTTTGTTGGTGTGGGCTTTGGAGTGGGATTTGCAGCAGCTATTCTATTGAAACTGGATTATTGGATCAGCAGGTGGTTCCATATTTTCAGGATTCTATGTTGA
- the LOC136462632 gene encoding receptor like protein 22-like isoform X1 translates to MASSCIGWTPLLLCLVQLLHFHTHAASASGVHPHGHANLTRHHSAPWLCRPDQANTLLTLKQSFSFHPNGRFPYDLESTTTLPSWKPGTDCCLWEGVGCSNSSSGHHVVIAFDLSGFRLNSDGIHPVLFNLTSLRMLDLSMNNFRGYDIPSVGLERLVLLRHLNLSSSGISGQVPIGISKLTNLISLDISDRSNDIEDAEDDYDIDAISVAPNYGLSVPYFHNIVANLNNLTELYLDLVSISSSVQDCFKALAKYVPHLRVLSLQSCGLQGNIDSSLSRLKSLAVINLSENDGITPGPFPEFLMNFPNLRVLQLSGINLQGWFPRGMFRSENLRVLDLSGNSNLSGHLPSFSNAASLETLCIDWTNFTYVKSSYCSGFKALTELSIDGKIISTDFLYSFGMLASLRRLSVTQLDSPRQLESLFSWFGGIKNLRSLEFDLCDFSMTIPSSIGNLKNLTSLVISESNLTTQTLSSITNIINLKFLKIECDDSFFAIPSAIGNMTSLERLHILDCWSSRPIGPIPHEVGALKKLESLVLGYMGLSGRIPSTIANLTQLAELWLGGNYFSGRIPSTIANLTQLTELRLEGNHLSGRIPSTIANLTQLTELWLEGNHLSGEIPTSLFTLPALGYLDLSENQLSGPINEFDAASSCLKNVYLEMNNLTGRIPQSLLVLPNLKELNIEGNNLMGSVDLASLWGKDLTSLFLSYNKLTVIEGEGINNSLSTYPYQLVELGLASCNMIKIPKLLHAKHMIILDLSSNKISGDIPSWIWNYDLMVIDLSHNMFTGMKLNSYVIPFSNNLGYLNLSSNRLQGPIPLPSSSARILDYSNNSFSSLLPNFTLYLSSTAYLMLSHNNISGYLPRSICHSPLEVLDLSYNNFSGLLPRCLMENSLSIINLRENQFKGMLPSNISIGCPIQTINLNGNKIEGQLPRTLSKCTDLEVLDIGRNQITDTFPSWLGWLLNLRVLVLRSNKFQGSIGHLEDEKYRGRHFSSLQIIDLASNNFSGKLHPQWFENLKSMRQDNNSGDIIYHPNIPGLYQDSITISYKGFTMSFERILTTLTAIDISDNALEGNIPTSIGNLLSLHVLNMSHNAFTGQIPPQLGSITALESLDLSSNMLSGEIPQELTDLTFLSTLNLSNNQLDGRIPQSRQFDTFQESSFDGNAGLCGPPLSKKCGPSDIPSETHLKNSSHGVDVVLFLFVGVGFGVGFAAAILLKLDYWISRWFHIFRILC, encoded by the exons ATGGCTTCCAGTTGCATTGGTTGGACGCCATTGCTGCTCTGTCTCGTACAGCTCCTCCACTTCCACACAcatgccgcctccgcctccggtgTCCATCCTCACGGGCATGCCAACCTCACTCGCCACCACTCTGCTCCTTGGCTATGCCGTCCAGATCAGGCAAACACTCTGCTTACACTCAAGCAGTCTTTCAGCTTCCACCCAAACGGAAGGTTCCCATATGACTTGGAGTCCACCACCACTCTTCCGTCGTGGAAACCTGGCACGGACTGCTGTCTCTGGGAGGGCGTCGGCTGCAGCAACTCCTCCTCAGGCCATCATGTCGTCATAGCTTTCGACCTCAGTGGGTTTCGATTGAACAGTGATGGAATTCACCCCGTGCTGTTTAATCTCACCTCCCTCAGGATGCTCGACCTGAGCATGAACAATTTTAGGGGCTACGACATCCCATCAGTTGGTTTGGAGAGGCTCGTTTTGCTCAGGCACCTCAACCTCTCCAGTTCAGGAATCAGCGGTCAGGTACCTATTGGCATTAGCAAACTCACAAACCTTATCTCCTTGGATATTTCGGATCGTTCTAATGATATTGAAGACGCAGAAGACGACTATGATATCGATGCCATCTCCGTTGCACCTAATTATGGCCTCTCCGTACCCTATTTCCACAACATAGTGGCGAATCTGAACAATTTGACAGAGCTTTACCTTGATCTTGTGAGTATATCTTCATCTGTACAAGATTGCTTCAAAGCTCTAGCTAAATATGTGCCACATCTGCGGGTTCTTAGCTTGCAGTCCTGTGGCCTGCAAGGTAATATTGATAGCTCTCTCTCAAGGTTGAAGTCTCTGGCAGTGATCAACCTCAGTGAGAATGATGGTATCACCCCCGGTCCATTTCCTGAGTTTCTCATGAATTTTCCCAATTTAAGAGTGCTCCAACTATCTGGTATTAATCTTCAAGGGTGGTTTCCTCGAGGAATGTTTCGATCAGAAAATCTAAGGGTGCTCGACTTGTCCGGGAATTCAAATCTCTCTGGCCACCTGCCAAGCTTTTCTAATGCCGCTTCTTTAGAAACACTATGCATAGACTGGACCAACTTTACCTATGTTAAATCAAGCTATTGTAGTGGTTTCAAGGCATTAACAGAATTGTCTATTGATGGAAAAATTATTTCCACGGATTTCCTCTATTCATTTGGTATGCTTGCATCCTTGCGCAGATTGTCCGTGACACAACTAGATTCACCAAGACAATTGGAGTCACTCTTTTCTTGGTTTGGAGGCATCAAGAACCTGAGAAGCTTGGAGTTCGACTTGTGCGACTTCTCCATGACAATACCTTCATCCATTGGAAATCTCAAAAACTTAACAAGTTTAGTCATTTCTGAGAGCAACCTCACAACACAAacattatcatcaattaccaatatTATAAACCTAAAATTTCTCAAAATCGAGTGCGATGATAGCTTCTTTGCTATTCCATCTGCTATTGGGAATATGACTAGCTTGGAAAGATTGCACATCCTGGATTGTTGGAGTTCTCGGCCAATAGGCCCAATACCACATGAAGTTGGCGCACTGAAGAAGCTGGAATCACTTGTACTAGGTTATATGGGTCTTTCTGGCAGAATACCAAGTACAATTGCTAATTTGACTCAACTGGCTGAGCTGTGGCTTGGAGGAAATTATTTCAGTGGTAGAATACCAAGTACAATTGCTAATTTGACTCAGTTGACTGAGCTGCGGCTTGAAGGAAATCATCTCAGCGGTAGAATACCAAGTACAATTGCTAATTTGACTCAGTTGACTGAGCTGTGGCTTGAAGGAAATCATCTCAGCG GAGAAATCCCAACATCTCTTTTCACTCTTCCAGCTCTAGGCTACTTAGATCTTTCAGAAAACCAACTTTCTGGTCCCATAAATGAATTCGATGCTGCATCTTCATGCTTGAAGAATGTATACTTGGAAATGAATAATCTGACAGGGCGAATCCCCCAGTCATTGTTGGTACTCCCAAATTTGAAGGAACTCAATATTGAGGGCAACAACTTAATGGGCTCAGTGGATCTTGCGTCACTATGGGGGAAGGACCTCACTTCTTTATTTCTATCATACAATAAGCTGACTGTAATAGAAGGGGAAGGTATTAATAATTCTTTATCCACCTATCCCTATCAGCTTGTGGAGCTAGGTCTTGCTAGTTGCaatatgataaaaataccaaagtTATTGCATGCCAAGCACATGATTATTCTAGACCTTTCAAGTAATAAAATCAGCGGGGATATACCAAGTTGGATATGGAATTATGACCTCATGGTGATAGATCTTTCACACAACATGTTCACTGGCATGAAACTCAATTCATATGTTATCCCATTCAGTAATAACTTGGGCTATTTAAATCTTAGCTCCAACAGACTTCAAGGACCGATTCCTTTGCCAAGTTCATCAGCTAGAATATTGGATTATTCAAATAATAGTTTCTCTTCCCTTCTTCCAAACTTCACGTTATACCTTAGCTCCACTGCGTATCTTATGTTGTCACACAATAATATAAGTGGTTATTTGCCACGTTCAATTTGCCATTCACCTTTGGAAGTCCTTGACTTATCGTATAACAACTTTAGTGGACTATTACCACGATGCTTGATGGAAAATAGTCTGAGCATAATAAATTTGAGGGAGAATCAATTCAAAGGGATGCTACCTTCCAATATTTCAATTGGCTGTCCTATCCAGACAATAAATTTGAATGGCAATAAGATTGAAGGCCAGCTTCCAAGGACACTCTCTAAATGCACTGACTTAGAGGTTCTTGACATCGGAAGGAATCAAATTACAGACACTTTTCCATCCTGGCTAGGGTGGCTTTTGAATCTTCGTGTACTTGTCTTGAGATCCAACAAGTTCCAAGGTTCAATAGGTCATCTTGAAGATGAAAAATACAGAGGACGACACTTCTCAAGCTTGCAAATCATTGATCTGGCCTCAAACAATTTCTCTGGAAAATTGCATCCGCAATGGTTTGAAAATTTGAAATCAATGAGGCAGGATAACAATAGTGGAGATATCATATATCATCCAAACATACCGGGACTTTACCAAGACTCCATCACAATATCATACAAAGGGTTCACCATGAGCTTTGAAAGGATCTTAACTACCTTAACTGCAATAGACATATCAGACAATGCACTGGAAGGAAATATTCCTACTTCGATTGGAAATCTGCTTTCACTGCATGTACTAAACATGTCTCATAATGCCTTCACTGGACAAATTCCACCCCAACTTGGTAGCATAACTGCTCTGGAGTCCCTGGACCTGTCTTCCAACATGCTATCAGGTGAGATTCCGCAAGAGTTAACTGATCTCACCTTCCTTAGCACCTTGAATTTGAGCAATAATCAATTGGATGGAAGGATACCACAATCACGTCAATTCGACACGTTCCAAGAGAGTTCATTTGATGGCAATGCAGGACTCTGTGGACCCCCTCTATCCAAAAAATGTGGCCCTTCGGATATTCCAAGTGAAACACATCTGAAAAACTCCTCTCATGGTGTCGATGTTGTTTTGTTTCTCTTTGTTGGTGTGGGCTTTGGAGTGGGATTTGCAGCAGCTATTCTATTGAAACTGGATTATTGGATCAGCAGGTGGTTCCATATTTTCAGGATTCTATGTTGA